The Ziziphus jujuba cultivar Dongzao chromosome 7, ASM3175591v1 genome includes a region encoding these proteins:
- the LOC107424297 gene encoding uncharacterized protein LOC107424297: MAAAAGPGKCFLVTGPPGVGKTTLIIRAFEALKASNPSLKLQGFYTREIRQGSDRVGFEVVTLDGRKAPLASTTISSPQSMRWPTVGRYKVDVASFESLALPELQVREDTDLFIIDEVGKMELYSSSFFPAVLKILESNIPVLASVPIPKSGRDIPGVARLKNHPGATIFTLTTSNRDAVKDQIYSQLVDLLNKPQNRLP; the protein is encoded by the exons ATGGCAGCAGCTGCAGGTCCCGGAAAATGCTTCCTGGTGACAGGACCTCCT GGCGTAGGTAAGACCACTCTCATTATCAGAGCCTTTGAAGCTCTCAAAGCCTCGAACCCTTCCTTAAAGCTTCAGGGTTTCTACACTC GTGAGATTAGACAAGGAAGTGATAGAGTTGGGTTTGAAGTTGTCACGCTTGACGGTCGCAAAGCTCCACTCGCCTCCACCACCATTTCtag TCCACAGTCTATGAGGTGGCCAACTGTGGGGAGGTACAAAGTGGACGTAGCATCGTTCGAGTCTTTGGCTCTCCCTGAGTTGCAG GTTCGGGAAGATACAGATTTGTTCATCATTGATGAAGTTGGTAAGATGGAGTTGTACAGTTCATCTTTTTTCCCTGCTGTTTTGAAAATCCTGGAATCAAATATCCCTGTTTTAGCTTCTGTTCCAATTCCTAAGTCTGGCCGTGATATACCAGGAg TTGCTAGGTTGAAGAATCATCCTGGTGCAACCATTTTTACGTTGACCACAAGTAACAGGGATGCTGTCAAAGACCAGATATACTCCCAATTGGTAGACTTACTGAACAAACCCCAGAACCGGCTGCCTTAG